The following proteins are encoded in a genomic region of Glycine max cultivar Williams 82 chromosome 18, Glycine_max_v4.0, whole genome shotgun sequence:
- the LOC121173935 gene encoding uncharacterized protein, with product MGPSYEAPNFHRVCGYLLNKWVDDVRKLVDGYRIVWKQIGCTLMADGWTDCCRRTFINFLVYCPKGTVFLRYVDASHVSKSAEMLHKLFREKVLLVGPENVVHIVTNSAENYVVAGRLLEVDFSKLYWSPCATQCINLMLDDIGKLEEVSEIVTLASKITKYIYNHCYSLYLMKKYTGGRDILRPAPTLSATNFIVLQNILAHKDALRAMVTSRDWTSSAYAKESRAKKFAEQILDSRFWKKCVDIVKLMESLVCVLYIVDGKDKPAMDCFCQAMYKAKEEMIMRF from the coding sequence ATGGGTCCAAGTTATGAAGCTCCAAATTTTCATAGAGTTTGTGgttatttgttaaataaatgGGTTGATGATGTGAGGAAGCTTGTTGATGGTTATCGAATTGTTTGGAAGCAAATTGGATGCACTCTTATGGCTGATGGGTGGACTGATTGTTGTAGGAGAACTTTCATTAATTTTCTAGTTTATTGTCCTAAAGGAACTGTTTTCTTAAGGTATGTAGATGCTTCTCATGTTTCCAAATCTGCTGAAATGTTGCATAAGCTTTTTAGGGAGAAGGTGTTATTAGTTGGGCCTGAGAATGTTGTTCACATAGTGACAAATAGTGCTGAAAATTATGTTGTTGCTGGTAGATTATTGGAAGTTGACTTTTCTAAGTTATATTGGTCTCCATGTGCTACACAGTGCATTAATTTGATGTTGGATGACATAGGGAAATTAGAGGAAGTAAGTGAGATTGTGACACTTGCTTCAAAAATTACCAAGTATATTTACAATCATTGTTATTCATTATACTTGATGAAAAAATATACAGGTGGAAGAGATATACTTCGTCCAGCTCCAACTCTGTCTGCCACTAATTTCATTGTCTTGCAAAATATATTGGCTCATAAAGATGCACTAAGAGCCATGGTAACATCTAGAGATTGGACAAGCTCAGCTTATGCCAAAGAATCTAGGGCAAAAAAATTTGCGGAACAGATCTTAGACTCCAGgttttggaaaaaatgtgttGATATTGTGAAGCTCATGGAGTCATTGGTTTGTGTTTTATATATTGTTGACGGCAAAGATAAACCTGCCATGGATTGTTTTTGCCAAGCTATGTATAAAGCCAAAGAGGAGATGATCAtgaggttttag